One region of Brassica napus cultivar Da-Ae chromosome A10, Da-Ae, whole genome shotgun sequence genomic DNA includes:
- the LOC106361634 gene encoding CBL-interacting serine/threonine-protein kinase 21 isoform X2, which produces MGLFGTKKIGKYEIGRTIGEGNFAKVKLGYDTTNGTYVAVKIIDKSLVIQKGLESQVKREIRTMKLLNHPNIVQIHEVIGTKTKICIVMEYVAGGQLSDKLERHRMKESDARKLFHQLIDAVDYCHNRGVYHRDLKPQNLLIDSKGNLKVSDFGLSAVPKSGDMLSTACGSPCYIAPELIMNKGYSGAAVDVWSCGVILFELLAGYPPFDDHTLPVLYKKILRADYAFPPGFTGEQKRLIFNILDPNPQTRITLAEIIIQDSWFKLGYTPAYHQVSDSVKENVAEINAATASSNFINAFQIIAMSSDLDLSGLFEEQDDKRYKTRIGSKNTAQETIKKIEAAAIDVSLSVERIKHFKVKIQPKEIRSRSSYDLLSAEVIEVTPTNCVIEISKSAGELRLYMEFCQSLSSLLTAEVS; this is translated from the exons ATGGGTTTGTTTGGGACCAAGAAGATCGGCAAGTACGAGATAGGAAGGACGATCGGAGAAGGGAACTTCGCAAAAGTGAAACTTGGTTACGACACGACCAATGGTACCTACGTAGCTGTCAAAATCATAGACAAGTCTCTGGTTATCCAAAAGGGTCTAGAGTCTCAAGTCAAGAGAGAGATAAGGACTATGAAGCTTCTTAACCATCCCAACATCGTACAGATACACGAGGTGATCGGGACCAAGACAAAGATCTGTATTGTGATGGAATACGTGGCAGGTGGTCAGCTTTCAGACAAACTTGAAAGACATAGGATGAAAGAATCAGATGCAAGAAAGCTTTTCCACCAATTGATTGATGCCGTTGACTACTGTCATAACAGAGGAGTTTACCACAGAGATCTTAAG CCACAAAACTTGCTAATAGATTCAAAGGGTAATCTCAAAGTCTCTGACTTTGGACTAAGTGCAGTTCCTAAA TCAGGGGATATGCTCTCTACAGCTTGTGGATCTCCATGCTATATAGCACctgag CTTATTATGAACAAAGGGTACTCAGGAGCAGCAGTAGATGTGTGGTCTTGTGGAGTGATTCTGTTTGAGTTGCTTGCTGGTTATCCACCGTTCGATGATCATACTCTTCCGGTTTTGTACAAGAAGATACTCCGAGCAGATTACGCGTTCCCACCTGGTTTCACTGGAGAGCAGAAGAGGCTAATCTTTAACATTCTTGACCCAAATCCTCAAACG CGTATAACACTAGCTGAGATAATCATCCAAGATTCTTGGTTCAAGTTAGGTTATACACCAGCTTATCATCAAGTTTCAGACTCAGTCAAGGAGAATGTAGCGGAGATAAATGCAGCAACCGCGTCTTCAAATTTCATAAACGCGTTTCAGATAATAGCAATGTCTAGTGATCTAGATTTGTCAGGTCTCTTCGAAGAGCAA GATGATAAGAGATATAAAACAAGAATTGGGTCCAAGAACACAGCACAAGAAACAATCAAGAAGATTGAAGCTGCTGCAATTGATGTTAGTTTATCGGTTGAAAGAATAAAGCACTTCAAg GTTAAGATTCAGCCAAAAGAGATAAGATCAAGATCTTCTTATGACTTACTATCAGCAGAGGTGATCGAGGTGACTCCAACCAATTGTGTAATAGAAATATCAAAATCCGCAGGGGAGTTAAGACTATACATGGAG TTTTGCCAGAGTTTATCCAGCTTACTTACAGCCGAAGTAAGCTAA
- the LOC106359148 gene encoding uncharacterized protein LOC106359148 codes for MGSAASVNLARSEEENPSLNQRESSPIAQDVEESKTLVEDSNERKEKEVEDGEECSFCTYIKAGECKESWIELEKCLDEAKKKDGESDVTKCKEARKMFKTCIYDNPVHYEPVIAAETYMFAKMLSDLQAKKEAVLVDKAQVVAKMLSELRAEKEAILSGDAASVVKALSKLQKEDEEETINILPAEAAAIAKKFSELEAKKKEKEEK; via the coding sequence ATGGGAAGTGCCGCTTCTGTGAACCTCGCTAGAAGCGAAGAAGAGAATCCATCGCTAAATCAGAGAGAGTCATCGCCTATTGCACAAGACGTGGAGGAGTCTAAAACCCTAGTTGAAGATTCGAatgaaagaaaggaaaaagaagtTGAAGATGGTGAAGAGTGCAGTTTTTGCACATACATAAAGGCAGGTGAGTGCAAGGAATCATGGATTGAATTGGAGAAGTGTTTGGATGAAGCCAAGAAGAAGGACGGTGAAAGTGACGTCACGAAGTGCAAGGAGGCGAGAAAGATGTTCAAGACTTGTATTTATGACAACCCTGTTCACTATGAGCCCGTTATTGCTGCGGAAACTTATATGTTCGCCAAGATGTTAAGCGATCTTCAAGCCAAAAAGGAGGCCGTTCTTGTTGACAAGGCTCAAGTGGTTGCCAAGATGTTAAGCGAACTGAGAGCGGAAAAAGAGGCCATTCTTTCTGGTGATGCTGCCTCCGTTGTTAAAGCGTTAAGCAAGTTGCAAAAAGAGGACGAGGAGGAGACCATTAACATTCTGCCCGCTGAGGCTGCAGCGATTGCAAAGAAGTTTAGCGAGTTGGAAGCgaaaaagaaggagaaggaagaaaagTGA
- the LOC106361634 gene encoding CBL-interacting serine/threonine-protein kinase 21 isoform X1, with translation MGLFGTKKIGKYEIGRTIGEGNFAKVKLGYDTTNGTYVAVKIIDKSLVIQKGLESQVKREIRTMKLLNHPNIVQIHEVIGTKTKICIVMEYVAGGQLSDKLERHRMKESDARKLFHQLIDAVDYCHNRGVYHRDLKPQNLLIDSKGNLKVSDFGLSAVPKSGDMLSTACGSPCYIAPELIMNKGYSGAAVDVWSCGVILFELLAGYPPFDDHTLPVLYKKILRADYAFPPGFTGEQKRLIFNILDPNPQTRITLAEIIIQDSWFKLGYTPAYHQVSDSVKENVAEINAATASSNFINAFQIIAMSSDLDLSGLFEEQVKDDDKRYKTRIGSKNTAQETIKKIEAAAIDVSLSVERIKHFKVKIQPKEIRSRSSYDLLSAEVIEVTPTNCVIEISKSAGELRLYMEFCQSLSSLLTAEVS, from the exons ATGGGTTTGTTTGGGACCAAGAAGATCGGCAAGTACGAGATAGGAAGGACGATCGGAGAAGGGAACTTCGCAAAAGTGAAACTTGGTTACGACACGACCAATGGTACCTACGTAGCTGTCAAAATCATAGACAAGTCTCTGGTTATCCAAAAGGGTCTAGAGTCTCAAGTCAAGAGAGAGATAAGGACTATGAAGCTTCTTAACCATCCCAACATCGTACAGATACACGAGGTGATCGGGACCAAGACAAAGATCTGTATTGTGATGGAATACGTGGCAGGTGGTCAGCTTTCAGACAAACTTGAAAGACATAGGATGAAAGAATCAGATGCAAGAAAGCTTTTCCACCAATTGATTGATGCCGTTGACTACTGTCATAACAGAGGAGTTTACCACAGAGATCTTAAG CCACAAAACTTGCTAATAGATTCAAAGGGTAATCTCAAAGTCTCTGACTTTGGACTAAGTGCAGTTCCTAAA TCAGGGGATATGCTCTCTACAGCTTGTGGATCTCCATGCTATATAGCACctgag CTTATTATGAACAAAGGGTACTCAGGAGCAGCAGTAGATGTGTGGTCTTGTGGAGTGATTCTGTTTGAGTTGCTTGCTGGTTATCCACCGTTCGATGATCATACTCTTCCGGTTTTGTACAAGAAGATACTCCGAGCAGATTACGCGTTCCCACCTGGTTTCACTGGAGAGCAGAAGAGGCTAATCTTTAACATTCTTGACCCAAATCCTCAAACG CGTATAACACTAGCTGAGATAATCATCCAAGATTCTTGGTTCAAGTTAGGTTATACACCAGCTTATCATCAAGTTTCAGACTCAGTCAAGGAGAATGTAGCGGAGATAAATGCAGCAACCGCGTCTTCAAATTTCATAAACGCGTTTCAGATAATAGCAATGTCTAGTGATCTAGATTTGTCAGGTCTCTTCGAAGAGCAAGTAAAAGAC GATGATAAGAGATATAAAACAAGAATTGGGTCCAAGAACACAGCACAAGAAACAATCAAGAAGATTGAAGCTGCTGCAATTGATGTTAGTTTATCGGTTGAAAGAATAAAGCACTTCAAg GTTAAGATTCAGCCAAAAGAGATAAGATCAAGATCTTCTTATGACTTACTATCAGCAGAGGTGATCGAGGTGACTCCAACCAATTGTGTAATAGAAATATCAAAATCCGCAGGGGAGTTAAGACTATACATGGAG TTTTGCCAGAGTTTATCCAGCTTACTTACAGCCGAAGTAAGCTAA